Below is a window of Brassica napus cultivar Da-Ae chromosome A5, Da-Ae, whole genome shotgun sequence DNA.
gccttaacaggtccagctgtaacaaaaaaaaaaacagagtagatGCACCCCCGTAGTCACTTCTACtcgaccgagtaaatgcgccactcACAGTCACTTTTACTCGGGaaaaacgaactacgaatggcttgatcctcaaccgaggtacgtaggcagccttaacaGGTCCAGCTGTAACAAAAACAAAGTCAAAACCTTACCTAGGTCTCAATTGAATAAACAATGACTTTCACATCGTGGTTCCCGTGCCTCCAGCAGAGGATACGCGGACACTCACACTCCTTTGCTCGCagctatgtcctgatcagacacttgGCTCCAGGACCTTAACAGTCACGGTTCACCTATGCCTAAGCATTGAACCGACTAAACAGAGTGAATCTTTGCCTTTTCTCGACTAAAATGTAACGGCCTAGCTACCCGGTTGCTTAATTGTCACTGAGGAAACGGACAGAAGGACCTTTCACTCTTATACTCAATTCTTTGTTATCGACTTTTGGACAACTCCAAAACGAAACATGATGACAGCCGAGTAAAACCAATTACCGGTTCATCACTTGTCTATTTGCAAAAATTAAGAATATGAAAATCTGATGTTTCAAAACACAACAGATAAGTAAAATCGCTTAAGGGTTGCAAATACTGACAAGAAACACAAAATGGAAAGAGTTCTAAAAGTACAACAACAAGGTCTATCAAGACCACCGATGAAAGCATCCTAAATATAACATACAACAAGATCAGACCACAACATCTTGGTCGTCTCTACTCGGGTCGAGCGCTTCGGTCGTTTCCCGTTCAACGACTTGATCACCAAGGCCTTCAACCGGAGCAGGAGGGTCGGAAACTGGCAGGATCGGGTCCACCTCTTCAGCAAGCGCCGGCGATGACCTGGTCTCCTCCTCGCCCACTTCGTCCCCTTCTCGCTCCTCAGATGAAGAAACTAAGACCGGATCTTCAGCGGCTACATCCCCCGTGTCTGTTTGAATCGCGTCCCCGGTCTCCTCGGGGTCGCTCCCGTCAAGGCGCTCCTCGATGGTATTTCCTTCGGGAACGACGGTACGCTCCGATAAAGCAGAAGTAATGTCAACCATCGGCTCATCGATCGGATCTTCAGTCGCCTCGCGGGAAGTGATCAACTGGGAGGCAGACTCGTGGCCAATCAGACCAACATTAGATCCATACGGGTCAAGTACCCCCATAAGCTCTTCATTCACAAATCGAGAAGGAAGGttgagaggagagagagcaAAGTCATCATCAGAGAACGGCTCGAGGTAAAGATTGGCGACTTCAGCTTCATACATCTTCTCCTGCTCCGAGAAGATGTTGATCATACTCGGCGGAATCGCCACCCCGCTATCTCTAATCATCTCGAGACACTTTTTGGTTCCTGAAGCCTGCCCGTATAGGTTCTTGGCCTTCTCTCGCGCCATGACGCGATCCAGATAGCCCTTCACTTTACCTATACAGCGAGTAGACTTGTCCGCCATAGCCGTCTGGACCTTGATCCTCTCACGGGTGACCTCCTGAACCCTAGAATCCCTCAGACGTTGCCTCTCTTTGACCAGCGTCCCGACGACAGCGTCCCTCTCTTCCTCGAGTTCAGCCTTCTCCTTCTCGAGGGAAGCGACCAATCGCTCTAAGCGGGTTTTCTCGCGGAGAGCGTCCTTCTTCGCAAGACGGTCAGACTTCAGCTTGTCCTCCAACTCCTCAAATTTAACTCGGAGGACCTCTTTCTCTTTGGCCGCTTTGTCGCCGGCCTTTTTGTTCTCAGCGCGTAACCTCTCGATTACGCTCAATCTTGTCCGTGCGAGTTTATCCGAGGCGCCCAGCTGGACCATCGTCTGCTTCAGGGTGCTGTCGTACTTCTCCACGAGGTAATTCATGCTCCCGTCGCTCTGCGTGAAGCATtaaaaacttagaaaaattTTAAGGAAGAAAAAGGGAAATAGGAGAAAAGCGAGTTTACCCGTCTGCCCGCCATAGCCGCGTCAATATACTCCTTTTTGAAGTATAAGTCCTCGACCGGCGGCAACTCCTTGGTCCCACCACGGATCTGGCGAGTCAGTTCAGCACACCGAAGTGGATTCAGGACCAACGGAGTCGCCTCATCGTAAAGGAACTCTACGCGGTCCGGAAAACGAACTCCTCCTCCCGTCTTCCGCGGAAGCGAACCTCCGCTTCCCGCACCGGTCTCCCTCGCAGAAGACGAAGGGGCTCCTTTACTCGACGGAGATTCACCCCGAGATCCATCTCCGACTTCGGTAGCCGTTTCTCCACTTCTGGAAGGAATCTCGGGAGCCGAAGTCCCATCGTCTTCCGCGGCTTTCTTCTTCGACTTCTTCTTGGGACGCTCCTCAGGCGATCCCCGAGTAGAACCGGCTGGATCGTCTCTTTCCGCATCATCATCCCTTGCGGCAGCTGAGGTTTCCCTAGCCTCAACAGAAGCCTCCTCGCGAGACCTTTTCTTGCtcccttttttcttcttcttcttagccgCGGCTTCAGCGACATTGGCAGCAGATGGCGCCACTTCCAAAGGGACACTCCCGTCCTTGGCTTTGGCCTTGTTGACCTTGTTGGTTTTCTTCTTTGGGGAACTCTGAGCTGGCGGCTCGGAGTTCGCATCTCCGTCTACGGGAACAGGCCTGGCCTCCGAGGCGCCGGCAGAAGACGGTGTCGTCGAGAGCATTTGAAGCTTCCCTTTCAACAGGGCACTTAAGTCGGGAACTCCCTCCATCTTTCTAGCTTGGTTAAGGAGTTTTTGTTGCTTCCGAGTAAATAGGGAGAGACGTGATTTGCGGGGACCGAGTACACAAGGAAGTCTCGATTCCCAATCAACtatataagaaagagaaatcaGACACGGAGACTATAAAAAAGGTTCAAGAGCATCTCTCTAGGGTAAACGGCAACTTTACCTCTGGCGATCCTAGCTTGTTGCCGACGTATCCACTCCCGACTAAGATCCGGCCACCTGAGATGACTGTGCGTCGCGATCAGTTGAGCAGTTTCGAAGAATTTCTCTGGATAAGCAATTGTATTGGGATGACGAACTGCAAAAGAAAAGGGGAACATCAGAACCATCGACCAGAATACGAGTAAACAGACAAATTTCTACCAAGTTGCTGATTCCATAAAACGCGATAATCGTCCCCCGGCGGCTCCTCGAAGGCATGCTCGTCGGACTTAATGAAGAAGTAAGCGCGTTGCCAATCCTGCGTCTTGTTGGGATGACCAGTCAAAACGTTGTAACTCGCTCTCATCTTTACCGAGAAGATCCCGTTAGGCTCCGCCTTCGTGAAAGTCAGCTCCTCAAACACCCTCACGCTCATCGAAACATCCATCTCCGCTGCCATAACCATCAACATGACGGCTATGCGCAGCGACCCGTTCAGCAGCTGAGAAATGGCAATATCCCGACGAAATGCGTAAGACGTGATCAGTCTGGGGATTGGGAACCAGAGCTTCGTCTGATCCTTGAAGTAAGATTCATACACGCACTGGTAACCAACCGGTGGCGACCACGGCCGCTGATCGGTTGACGGAATGAGGAAGGTGACTCCAGCGCCACCACTCTCTCTTAGCAATCTCTTCACGGTCTCGTTGGAAGAACAGGAACTGAAAACGTTCCCCCACGATTGAACTCGCGGGTCGCGTAACGCTTCGGGAGGCAGCGAAGGTAGTTCTTCGAAAATCCCACCAGGGTGATATATCACAGGACGACAGTCTACTTCGTAGAACGGAACACTTCTCGGAGCAGGGAGACGGCCTGACTGGTCGATACGACCCCTCCGACGAGCCCGTCTCCTAGGTCTTACGACAAGGCTAGGCGCTTCAGAACCACTCGCCTCTCTATCCTCGTCCTCAACGTTTTCTTCGATTTCTTCGCGAAACTGTCTATGGGCATCAGCGACCAGAAGGCGCTGGGAAAGGCTCATGTTCTCCGTATCCCGCAGAGCATCACGATGGATTATGTCGAAATCCTCCAACGGACCCCCGTCCGCATCCCTAGCCGGGCTTGGCGAAGTAGCTATATCTTTCCCTTTTTCCTCGCGCGATAGCCGATTCCCTGAAGCCATATCTCTTCTACTCGGGGGGACGACTAAACCAGCTAGGTCGCTAGCA
It encodes the following:
- the LOC106369570 gene encoding meiosis-specific protein ASY2-like, translating into MASGNRLSREEKGKDIATSPSPARDADGGPLEDFDIIHRDALRDTENMSLSQRLLVADAHRQFREEIEENVEDEDREASGSEAPSLVVRPRRRARRRGRIDQSGRLPAPRSVPFYEVDCRPVIYHPGGIFEELPSLPPEALRDPRVQSWGNVFSSCSSNETVKRLLRESGGAGVTFLIPSTDQRPWSPPVGYQCVYESYFKDQTKLWFPIPRLITSYAFRRDIAISQLLNGSLRIAVMLMVMAAEMDVSMSVRVFEELTFTKAEPNGIFSVKMRASYNVLTGHPNKTQDWQRAYFFIKSDEHAFEEPPGDDYRVLWNQQLVRHPNTIAYPEKFFETAQLIATHSHLRWPDLSREWIRRQQARIARVDWESRLPCVLGPRKSRLSLFTRKQQKLLNQARKMEGVPDLSALLKGKLQMLSTTPSSAGASEARPVPVDGDANSEPPAQSSPKKKTNKVNKAKAKDGSVPLEVAPSAANVAEAAAKKKKKKGSKKRSREEASVEARETSAAARDDDAERDDPAGSTRGSPEERPKKKSKKKAAEDDGTSAPEIPSRSGETATEVGDGSRGESPSSKGAPSSSARETGAGSGGSLPRKTGGGVRFPDRVEFLYDEATPLVLNPLRCAELTRQIRGGTKELPPVEDLYFKKEYIDAAMAGRRSDGSMNYLVEKYDSTLKQTMVQLGASDKLARTRLSVIERLRAENKKAGDKAAKEKEVLRVKFEELEDKLKSDRLAKKDALREKTRLERLVASLEKEKAELEEERDAVVGTLVKERQRLRDSRVQEVTRERIKVQTAMADKSTRCIGKVKGYLDRVMAREKAKNLYGQASGTKKCLEMIRDSGVAIPPSMINIFSEQEKMYEAEVANLYLEPFSDDDFALSPLNLPSRFVNEELMGVLDPYGSNVGLIGHESASQLITSREATEDPIDEPMVDITSALSERTVVPEGNTIEERLDGSDPEETGDAIQTDTGDVAAEDPVLVSSSEEREGDEVGEEETRSSPALAEEVDPILPVSDPPAPVEGLGDQVVERETTEALDPSRDDQDVVV